The Sesamum indicum cultivar Zhongzhi No. 13 unplaced genomic scaffold, S_indicum_v1.0 scaffold00165, whole genome shotgun sequence genome includes a region encoding these proteins:
- the LOC105179540 gene encoding uncharacterized protein LOC105179540 has translation MMAHKQLLHELLKEDQEPFHLKSYIAERRSQLKKSSPTTALQVKNRKPITSTKPRNLRRHSCFLSSPDVRKSPFLDFPSPAISPCKSPAGAVFLHVPSGTAALLVEAAMRIQKQQQSKARGQIKNVGFGLFGSFLKRLRDRSKNRKRALVDNGMNVLSNHELKESETSPGNTRISCSCSSGSLSRGDLEEASTSTFRRLHEEFDEINDEFGLGEERFCSSPISPFRFSLHRSASSSGRRTPDFSSPAPSPSRHVKQENGNYETRNSDNVQGVEEEKEQCSPVSVLDPFFEDDDHVSGEAEAEDYDDDDYDLESSYANVQRAKEQLLYRLRRFEQLAELDPIELERKLLEDSDNEYLQGESVESDEDKPLSPYRKQDLDTYVNEAFSPSSLQHNSRESKIICLCTKEEILRRICNRLHPSKEVEIDSIGTMVELDFKREMDAWKNFREQAEEKVAEVEVGIFELLVKELSEELFYMDEQRQELEYVDIECS, from the exons ATGATGGCTCACAAACAGTTGTTGCATGAGCTCCTCAAGGAAGATCAGGAGCCTTTTCACTTGAAGAGCTATATCGCGGAAAGGCGCTCTCAGTTGAAGAAATCTTCTCCAACAACCGCTTTACAAGTCAAGAATCGCAAGCCCATTACCTCTACAAAGCCCAGAAATCTCCGCAGACATTCCTGTTTTTTGTCGTCCCCGGACGTCAGGAAATCGCCGTTTCTTGATTTTCCGTCGCCGGCGATTAGCCCCTGTAAGTCTCCTGCCGGTGCTGTTTTCCTCCACGTGCCGTCCGGGACTGCCGCACTCCTAGTTGAAGCGGCTATGAGAATCCAGAAGCAGCAGCAGTCGAAGGCCCGAGGTCAGATTAAGAACGTCGGGTTTGGGTTGTTTGGGTCCTTTCTGAAGAGACTGAGAGATCGGAGTAAGAACAGAAAGCGTGCTCTTGTGGATAACGGGATGAATGTTTTGAGCAATCATGAGCTAAAAGAGAGTGAGACGTCGCCGGGGAATACGAGGATTTCGTGTTCTTGCAGTAGTGGTAGTTTGAGCAGAGGGGATTTGGAGGAGGCCTCCACCAGCACTTTCAGGCGTCTTCATGAGGAATTTGATGAGATTAATGACGAGTTTGGGTTAGGCGAAGAGCGCTTTTGCTCGAGCCCTATCAGCCCGTTTAGATTTTCTCTTCACAGAAGCGCCTCGTCCTCCGGCCGCCGCACGCCGGATTTCTCTTCTCCGGCGCCTTCTCCCAGTCGCCACGTAAAGCAG GAGAATGGAAATTACGAAACCAGAAATTCGGACAATGTACAAGGAGTAGAAGAGGAGAAGGAACAATGTAGTCCAGTATCCGTATTAGACCCTTTCTTTGAAGATGATGACCATGTAAGTGGAGAAGCAGAAGCAGAAGACTACGATGACGATGATTATGATCTCGAGTCCAGTTACGCAAATGTACAAA GAGCAAAAGAGCAACTCTTATACAGGCTTCGAAGATTTGAACAACTGGCAGAATTGGATCCAATTGAACTCGAGAGGAAATTGCTGGAAGATTCAGACAATGAATACCTCCAAGGAGAGAGCGTAGAGTCCGATGAGGACAAGCCTTTGTCACCCTACAGAAAACAAGATTTAGACACATACGTAAACGAAGCATTTAGCCCGTCTAGCCTTCAACATAATTCTagagaaagcaaaataatttGCTTGTGCACTAAAGAAGAGATATTGAGAAGAATCTGCAACAGGTTGCATCCATCGAAAGAAGTTGAAATTGATTCGATTGGCACTATGGTGGAGTTGGATTTCAAGAGAGAAATGGATGCATGGAAAAATTTTCGGGAGCAGGCAGAAGAGAAAGTAGCAGAAGTCGAGGTAGGGATCTTTGAGTTACTGGTGAAAGAACTGTCGGAAGAGTTGTTTTACATGGATGAACAACGGCAGGAACTCGAGTATGTAGACATAGAATGCTCGTGA